TGGGCAACTTTCATACGCGGCTGGAAGAAGGGGTGCTGGCCTACCTGGCCGATGTGGCCAACGGTGACGCGCGGGGGGCTCTGAACATGCTGGAGCTGGCCGTGCTCTCCACTCCACCTGGTGAGGACGGGGTGCGCCACATCACCCTCCCGGTGGCCCGGGCGGTGGCCGGACAGCGCTTCGCCGGTTTTACCAAAGCCGATGAACACTATGATGTGATTTCCGCTTTTATCAAAAGCATGCGCGGCAGCGACCCGCAGGCCGCCGTGTACTGGCTGGCCAGGCTGCTCTTTGCCGGTGACGATCCGGCCTTTGTGGCCCGGCGTATGGTCATCTGTGCGGCTGAAGATGTGGGGCTGGCCGATCCCCGCGCCCTGCAGGTGGCCACTGCCGCCGCCCAGGCGGCGGAAATGGTGGGCATGCCCGAGGCGCGCATCATCCTGGCCGAGGCCGCCATTTACATTGCCATGGCTCCCAAGAGCAACGCGGTTTACCGGGCCATAAACGCCGCCTGGCAGGCCGTGGAAAAAGAGCGCCAGACGGCGGTGCCCGGGCACCTGCGCGACAGCAGCAATATCCGGCTGGCGGCAATGGCCGGGCAGAAGTCCGGGGAACATTATAAATATCCCCATGATTATCCGGGGAATTATATAAAACAGCAATATCTCCCCGCGCATCTGGCCGGTCGGCAGTTTTACCTTCCCACGGACAACGGTGAGGAGGCATACCTGCGGGAAGTCCTGCACCGTCTGAGCGAACATGACTGATATGGGAAGCACACCCGAATCTACGGATCTGCTTGACAGCACTGGTGACCGGTGTTAATATTTAAACAGATAATTCCGATTGGTTTACTATGTTATGAAAGCATGTCCCAATACAGTGAGCCGGGATCTGCGGGGGGTGAAAAGTTGCGGCTTTCCACAAAGGGTCATTATGGCCTCAAGGCCATGTTTGACCTGGCCATGCATTACGGCCATCAGCCGGTGCCGCTCAAGACGGTGGCGGAAAGGCAGAACATATCGGAAAACTACCTGGAACAGTTGATTGTATTGCTGCGCAAGGCCGGTCTGGTGAGCAGCGTGCGGGGGGCGCAGGGAGGTTACCGCCTGGCCCGTCCGCCCCAGGAAATCCTGGTGGGGGATGTGATCCGGGCCATGGAGGGGCCCATCGCTCCGCTGGACTGCGTGCACGAGTTCGCCCCCGCGGAGTGCGACCGGGCGGACTGCTGTATCACCCGCCTGGTATGGGAGAAAGTGCGGGACAGCATCATTGCCGTGCTGGACTCCATGACTCTGGCCGATATGTGCCGTGAGGCGGAAAAAATGGAGAATAAATGCTAAGTAAGCGACATTATCAAATACAAGGAGGCAACCCCAAAGTGCGCAGAGTTTACTTTGACCACAGCGCCACCACTCCGGTACACCCCGAGGTGGCTAGTATTATGTATGAATACCTGAAGGAGCATTTCGGCAATCCCACCAGCCTGCACTATTTCGGTCGCAAGGTGCGTAAAGACGTGGAAGCGGCACGGGAAACCGTGGCCCGGGCCATTGGCGCCGACCCGGCGGAAATAGTGTTCACCAGCGGCGGGACCGAGTCCGACAACATGGCCATTCACGGAGCGGCCTATGCCAATAAGAACCGGGGCAATCACATCATCACCTCGGCCGTGGAGCACCACGCTGTTTTGAACACGGTGAAAGCGCTGGGCAAAGAGGGCTTTTCCATCACCATCCTGCCGGTGGACAAACACGGCATGGTCAGTGTGGAAGATGTGGCCAGCGCCATCAATGACAAGACCATTTTGATTACCATCATGCATGCCAACAACGAGGTGGGCACCATTCAACCCATCGCCGAAATTGGCAAACTGGCCCGGGAGAGAAAGATCATCTTCCACACCGATGCGGTGCAGAGCTTTGGCAAGATTCCGGTCAATGTGGATGAACTGGGTGTGGATCTGTTGTCCATTTCCGGGCATAAGATTTACGGCCCCAAGGGCATTGGTGCCCTGTACATCCGCAAGGGCACCCGCTGGCGCCAGACCTTGTTCCACGGTGGGGCCCAGGAGCGCCTGCGCCGGGCCGGCACCGAAAACGTGCCGGGCATCATCGGCCTGGGCAAAGCGGTGGAACTGGCCATGGCCGAGATGGAAAGCGAGTCGGCCCGCCTGCGGCAGCTGACCGATCGCCTGATTGCCGAAGTCACCCGCATTCCCTATGTGGAATTGACCGGGCACCCGGAAAAGCGCCTGCCGGGCCACGCCAGCTTTGTTTTCCGCTTCATTGAAGGCGAGTCCATGCTCCTGAGCCTGGACATGAAGGGTGTGGCCGCCTCCAGCGGTTCGGCCTGTACCTCGGGTTCGCTGGAGCCCTCCCATGTGCTGCTGGCCATGGGCATCCCGCATGAAGTGGCCCACGGTTCCATTCGCATCACCATGGGCCGCGACAACACCATGGAGGACATTGACTATTTCCTGGAAGTTATGCCGCCCATTGTGGAAAGATTGCGTTCCATGTCGCCCCTGGACCAGGAAACCGAGTTCGCCATGAACAGTGATTGCGCAGCCTGCAAAGTGAGCGCGGCCTGCAGCAAAGTGCAGCCTTAAGAGCGCGTTCCGGCGGGATACAAAAGAGATTTGGGAGGTAAAATAAATGTACAACGAAAAAGTGATGGATCACTTTGAAAACCCGCGCAATGTGGGTGAAATTCCCGATGCCGACGGTGTGGGGCAGGTGGGCAACCCCACCTGTGGCGATATCATGAAAATATACCTGAAAATTAAAGACAATGTGATTGAAGACGTCAAGTTCAAAACCTTTGGCTGCGGGGCGGCCATTGCCACCAGCAGCATGGTCACCGAACTGGTCAAGGGCAAGACCATTGAGGAAGCGTTGCAGATCAGCAACAAGGCCGTGGCCGATGCCCTGGGAGGACTGCCGCCCAAAAAGATGCACTGTTCCAACCTGGCGGCCGATGCGCTGCACGCCGCCATCAAGGACTATCTGGAGAAGCAGGGTAAGTGAGGTTGAAATCATTTGACCGCTGAGCAAACCGGCAAGAGAGTGGTTGTGGCCATGAGCGGCGGCGTGGACAGTTCTGTCACCGCCGCCCTTTTGCTGGAACAGGGCTACGAAGTGATCGGAGTGACCATGCAAATTTGGGACCCCGGGGTCACCGAGGTGGCCGGCCAGCATGTGGGATGCTGTTCCCTGGCGGCGGTGGACGACGCCCGCCGCGTGGCCGACCGTTTGAACATCCCTTATTATGTGCTCAACTTCCGGCAGCTTTTTGCCAAGAAGGTGATCGATTATTTTGTGGACGAATACCTGCGGGGCCGCACGCCCAATCCCTGCATTGCCTGCAACCGCCACATTAAGTTCACCGCCCTCTTGCAAAAGGCCCTGGCGCTGGAAGCCGATTATGTGGCCACGGGGCATTATGCCCGCATTGTCCGCTCGGGCGGGCGCTATTATTTAAAGCGGGCGGCCGACAGGCAGAAGGACCAGACCTATGTGCTGTACAACCTCACCCAGGCCCAGCTGGCCCGCCTGCTTTTCCCCCTGGGGGATTACACCAAGCCGCAGGTGCGCGAGCTGGCCCGGCGGTACGGCCTGGCCGTGGCCGAAAAGCCCGAGAGCCAGGAGATCTGCTTCATTCCCGATAACGACTACCCGGCCTTCATTGCCGGGCGGCGGCCCGACGCCCGGCGTCCCGGGCCCTTTCTGGACCTGCAGGGCAACCGGCTGGGCACCCACCGCGGTATCGCCTTTTACACCATCGGCCAGCGGCGCGGCCTGGGCATTGCCACCGGCCAGCGCACCTATGTGGTGGAGATCGACCCGCAGCGCAACGCGGTGGTGCTGGGGCCGCCCGAGGCCATATACGCGCCGGGGCTGCTGGCCGGGGACATCAACCTGATCATGTACGACCGCCTGACTAAGCCGCTGTCCGTGCAGGCCCAGATCCGCTACAACAGCAAACCGCAGCCGGCCACCCTTTACCCGGAGGGGGAAGATGTCCGGGTGGTCTTTGACCGGCCGCAGCGGGCCATCACGCCCGGCCAGGCCGTGGTCTTTTACGACGGCGACCTGGTGGTGGGCGGGGGGACAATTGAACGGGTGTTGCGGGAATAAAGTGTACGGCAGATGCCGTGCATTTTTTTTGTCCGGCTGGACATAATAGGTAATGAAAAATGCGCCGGGAGGTATGGGGGTTTTGTTCTGTCCGGTATGCGGTGGCAGGGCCACCGGCAAGGTGGGCACCGAGCAGTATTACTGCTGGGACTGCTGTGTGGAATTTCGCAAAAACAAAGAAGGTGTGCAGATCTTCGAGGTGGCCGAGGACGGCAGCCTGGTCTCTCTTGACCCGCACAATCAAACCATGCTCTTGTAATGTATCTCCATGATGTCCGGAAGTGTTTTGGATGTCGAAGTGCTTTGCCGGCAGTGTAATTATAAACTACAGCAGGGGGGATGGACATGAACAAAGGTTACTGGCGGGGAGTGCTGGCCGGGGGGCTGCTGGGGGCCATGGCGGCTTTAGCCATGCGGCCGCAGCGCCAGATGGACTGGCGGGAAAGGTATGCGCCCGACCGGCCGGAAAAGCAGGCCGAGCGGTTTGTGCGGGGCATCAGCAAGCGGCTGATGGGTGACTGAGAAGTTCGTTATTGATTGTCAACAGGCGGGAGGCGAAAGCGACCTCCCGTTTGTTTTTTACAAATATTTATTTCCCTGTCAGTAAATTGAGTGGGTTTAAACAGTACAAAAGCCAATATCAAAGATGGATATGTCCTGGATGATTTTTAATTAACCACTACTTTGGGCACTTAATTAATAAATATGCATATTACTGCAAATTGTGGCCGGAAAGCCTAATCTTGACATTAATTAGACAATTTCTGTATAATTATAACATATGTCCTGCATATAATAACCGGTTTTGGAGTGATTAGCTTGAAACGCATGTCCGGCAAGGAGATCAGAGAAAGGTTTTTGCAATTTTTCGCTTCCAAGCAGCATGAGATTTTCCCCAGCGCGTCGCTGATCCCGGTCAACGACCCCAGTATTTTGTGGACGGCGGCGGGCATGGTGCCCTTCAAACCCTATTTCACCGGCGCGGCCATCCCGCCGGTGCGGCGCATCACCACCTGCCAGAAGTGCCTGCGCACGCCGGACATTGAGTCGGTGGGCAAGACGGCCCGTCACCACACCTTCTTTGAAATGCTGGGCAATTTCTCCTTCGGCGACTACTTCAAAAAAGAAGCCATAGGCTGGGCCTGGGAATTTGTCACCCAACACCTGGAACTGCCGGCGGACAGGCTGTGGATCACCATCTACCTGGACGACGACGAGGCCTTCGACATCTGGCACAACCAGGTGGGGGTGCCGGCCGGGCGCATTGTGCGTATGGGCAAGGATACCAATTTCTGGGAAATCGGGGTGGGGCCGTGTGGTCCCTGTTCGGAGATATACATCGATCTGGGTGAGGAAAGGGGTTGCGGCAGTCCGGAATGCGGCGTGGGCTGCGATTGTGACCGTTTCCTGGAGATCTGGAACCTGGTCTTCATCCAGTTTTTCCGCGATGAGCAGGGCAATTACACGCCGCTGGAAAACAAGGGCATTGACACGGGTATGGGCCTGGAGCGGGTGGCTTCCGTGCTGCAGGGCGTGGTCTCCAACTTTGATACCGACCTGTTCCGGGAGATCATGGATTTTACGGCGGGCATTCTGGGCACGCCTTACGGCTCCTCGCCCCGCGGCGATTTGGCGCTGAAAGTGATTGCCGACCACTGCCGGGCCGTGACCTTTGCGGTGGCCGACGGGGCGTTGCCTTCCAACGAGGGGCGCGGGTACGTATTGCGCCGACTGCTGCGCCGGGCCGTGCGCTTCGGCCGCCTGCTGGGCTATCAGGAACCCTTCCTGTACCGGGTTTCCGGTGCCATCATCGACCAGATGGGCGATGTTTACCCCGAGCTGGTGGCCAATCGCGAGCATGTAACCCGGGTGGTGCGTACCGAGGAGGAGCGGTTTGGCGAAACCCTGGCCCAGGGCACCGAAATACTGAACAAAATGATTGCCGGGGCCAGAGCGGAAGGGCGGACCGTGTTGAGCGGCCAGGACGCTTTCCGGCTGTACGACACTTACGGTTTCCCTCTGGAGCTGACCAAAGAGATGGCGGCCGAGCAGGGGCTGGGCGTGGACGAGGCCGGTTTTGCCGCGGCCATGGAAGAGCAGCGGCAGCGGGCGCGCAGTGCCCGGCAGGAGACCGAGTATATTTCCGAACTGGACGCTCTGTTCAAGGAAGCGCGCGATACTTACGGTGAGAGCGAGTTTGTGGGCTACCAGACGCTACAGGCCGAGGGTAAAGTGCTCTTTCTGGTGAAGGAAGGCCAGCGGGCCGACCGGGCGGCGGCCGGTGAGGAAGTTTACCTGGTGCTGGATAAAACTCCCTGCTATGCCGAGTCGGGCGGGCAGGTGGCCGACCATGCCGTCATCACAACCGGTGATGTGCGGGTGGAGGTGACCGAAGTCACCCGGCCGGTGGAAGGGCTGATTGTACACAAAGGCAAGGTGAAGAGCGGCCTGCTCAAAGAGGGCGATGCTGTGCAGGTGACAGTGGATGCCGCCCGCCGGGCGGCGGTGGCCCGCAACCACTCCGCCACCCACCTGTTGCACCGGGCGCTGAAAGAGGTGCTGGGCGAGCACGTTAATCAGGCCGGCTCGCTGGTGGAACCCGAGCGCCTGCGCTTCGACTTCACCCACTATGCGGCGCTCACCCCGCAGGAAATGCGGCGCATTGAGGAACTGGTCAACCGGGCCATTCTGGCCGACCTACCCGTGGAGGTACTGGAGACCGGTCTGGAGCAAGCGAAGGCCATGGGCGCGGTGGCCCTGTTCGGGGAAAAGTACGGACAGACGGTGCGGGTGGTGAAAATGGGCGACTACAGCATTGAGCTGTGCGGCGGCACTCACCTGCAGCGCACCTCCCAGGCCGGGCTGTTCAAGCTGCTGGGTGAAAGCTCCGTCGGGGCGGGCCTGCGGCGGGTGGAAGCGGTCACCGGCGCCGGCGCGCTGAGCTATCTGTATGAGAAGGAAGCGCAGCTGGAAAGCATTGGCCGCCTGGTCAAGGCGGCGGCTCACGATGTGGTGCAGCGGGTGGAGAACCTGGTCAAAGCGCACCAGGAACTGGAGAAGGAAGCGGAAGCCCTGCGCGCCCGCCTGGCCAGGTTGGAAGTGCAGGAACTGCTGTCCCAGGTACAGGAAGTGGGCGGTGTGAAGCTGCTGGCGGCCCGGGCCACGGCGGCGGATATGGACAGCCTGCGGGCCATGGTGGACCTGCTGCGCGACCGCCTGGGCTCGGCCGTGATTGTGCTGGCCGCGCCGGCCGGCGAGCGGGTGAACCTGGTGGCGGCCGTGACCAGAGACC
The sequence above is a segment of the Desulfurispora thermophila DSM 16022 genome. Coding sequences within it:
- a CDS encoding replication-associated recombination protein A, whose product is MTIVEVVPVKNLFEHAGEARQLTRAPLAERMRPRSFAEFVGQTEVVGPGTPLRRAIEADTLQSVILFGPPGTGKTTIARLIASSTRAHFETVNAVMAGVAELRQVIAQARERLNFYGQKTVVFIDEIHRFNKAQQDALLPAVESGLVILIGATTENPLFTVNKPLLSRSRLFQLKPLAAAEIEDVLRKALADAERGLGNFHTRLEEGVLAYLADVANGDARGALNMLELAVLSTPPGEDGVRHITLPVARAVAGQRFAGFTKADEHYDVISAFIKSMRGSDPQAAVYWLARLLFAGDDPAFVARRMVICAAEDVGLADPRALQVATAAAQAAEMVGMPEARIILAEAAIYIAMAPKSNAVYRAINAAWQAVEKERQTAVPGHLRDSSNIRLAAMAGQKSGEHYKYPHDYPGNYIKQQYLPAHLAGRQFYLPTDNGEEAYLREVLHRLSEHD
- a CDS encoding RrF2 family transcriptional regulator, whose protein sequence is MRLSTKGHYGLKAMFDLAMHYGHQPVPLKTVAERQNISENYLEQLIVLLRKAGLVSSVRGAQGGYRLARPPQEILVGDVIRAMEGPIAPLDCVHEFAPAECDRADCCITRLVWEKVRDSIIAVLDSMTLADMCREAEKMENKC
- the nifS gene encoding cysteine desulfurase NifS, producing the protein MRRVYFDHSATTPVHPEVASIMYEYLKEHFGNPTSLHYFGRKVRKDVEAARETVARAIGADPAEIVFTSGGTESDNMAIHGAAYANKNRGNHIITSAVEHHAVLNTVKALGKEGFSITILPVDKHGMVSVEDVASAINDKTILITIMHANNEVGTIQPIAEIGKLARERKIIFHTDAVQSFGKIPVNVDELGVDLLSISGHKIYGPKGIGALYIRKGTRWRQTLFHGGAQERLRRAGTENVPGIIGLGKAVELAMAEMESESARLRQLTDRLIAEVTRIPYVELTGHPEKRLPGHASFVFRFIEGESMLLSLDMKGVAASSGSACTSGSLEPSHVLLAMGIPHEVAHGSIRITMGRDNTMEDIDYFLEVMPPIVERLRSMSPLDQETEFAMNSDCAACKVSAACSKVQP
- the nifU gene encoding Fe-S cluster assembly scaffold protein NifU, giving the protein MYNEKVMDHFENPRNVGEIPDADGVGQVGNPTCGDIMKIYLKIKDNVIEDVKFKTFGCGAAIATSSMVTELVKGKTIEEALQISNKAVADALGGLPPKKMHCSNLAADALHAAIKDYLEKQGK
- the mnmA gene encoding tRNA 2-thiouridine(34) synthase MnmA, with translation MTAEQTGKRVVVAMSGGVDSSVTAALLLEQGYEVIGVTMQIWDPGVTEVAGQHVGCCSLAAVDDARRVADRLNIPYYVLNFRQLFAKKVIDYFVDEYLRGRTPNPCIACNRHIKFTALLQKALALEADYVATGHYARIVRSGGRYYLKRAADRQKDQTYVLYNLTQAQLARLLFPLGDYTKPQVRELARRYGLAVAEKPESQEICFIPDNDYPAFIAGRRPDARRPGPFLDLQGNRLGTHRGIAFYTIGQRRGLGIATGQRTYVVEIDPQRNAVVLGPPEAIYAPGLLAGDINLIMYDRLTKPLSVQAQIRYNSKPQPATLYPEGEDVRVVFDRPQRAITPGQAVVFYDGDLVVGGGTIERVLRE
- the alaS gene encoding alanine--tRNA ligase; translation: MSGKEIRERFLQFFASKQHEIFPSASLIPVNDPSILWTAAGMVPFKPYFTGAAIPPVRRITTCQKCLRTPDIESVGKTARHHTFFEMLGNFSFGDYFKKEAIGWAWEFVTQHLELPADRLWITIYLDDDEAFDIWHNQVGVPAGRIVRMGKDTNFWEIGVGPCGPCSEIYIDLGEERGCGSPECGVGCDCDRFLEIWNLVFIQFFRDEQGNYTPLENKGIDTGMGLERVASVLQGVVSNFDTDLFREIMDFTAGILGTPYGSSPRGDLALKVIADHCRAVTFAVADGALPSNEGRGYVLRRLLRRAVRFGRLLGYQEPFLYRVSGAIIDQMGDVYPELVANREHVTRVVRTEEERFGETLAQGTEILNKMIAGARAEGRTVLSGQDAFRLYDTYGFPLELTKEMAAEQGLGVDEAGFAAAMEEQRQRARSARQETEYISELDALFKEARDTYGESEFVGYQTLQAEGKVLFLVKEGQRADRAAAGEEVYLVLDKTPCYAESGGQVADHAVITTGDVRVEVTEVTRPVEGLIVHKGKVKSGLLKEGDAVQVTVDAARRAAVARNHSATHLLHRALKEVLGEHVNQAGSLVEPERLRFDFTHYAALTPQEMRRIEELVNRAILADLPVEVLETGLEQAKAMGAVALFGEKYGQTVRVVKMGDYSIELCGGTHLQRTSQAGLFKLLGESSVGAGLRRVEAVTGAGALSYLYEKEAQLESIGRLVKAAAHDVVQRVENLVKAHQELEKEAEALRARLARLEVQELLSQVQEVGGVKLLAARATAADMDSLRAMVDLLRDRLGSAVIVLAAPAGERVNLVAAVTRDLTGRGLHAGKLVKEVAAVLGGGGGGKPEMAQAGGKDLSRINEALDKARRIVGEQLKTA